From the genome of Hyperolius riggenbachi isolate aHypRig1 chromosome 9, aHypRig1.pri, whole genome shotgun sequence, one region includes:
- the LOC137533550 gene encoding prolactin-releasing peptide receptor-like has product MGGFGSLSTEERKLGLHKMQSAIRMSGKSFNESTTNISQVFSGLDLLFDLKPLFIPLYALLVTVACLGNSVLILLVAFTKKLHNTTNFLIGNLAAADLVMCIFCVPLTASYAFEIRGWLFGEFMCHFVTLMQAATVFVSVLSLTAIAVDRYVVVVYPIRRRIGRRSCVYIVTALWMASIGVSLPASMHTHYLDLKDVGHDMIICEEIWKHQEKQRLLYSCTMLLLSYMLPLSAVTISYCAIAYHLRRRNVPGAACQNQDKWAKKKQKTFRMLLISVMAFAICWLPLQVVNLIRDIDEEFTILDKNYINVIQVTCHLIAMSSACYNPFIYASLHDKFRFHLRNYFCHHRKKRASTMSSKNSRLNTCSTLADVPIALSEKITFHARFSYN; this is encoded by the exons ATGGGAGGCTTTGGGAGCCTGAGCACGGAAGAGCGCAAACTTggcctgcaca AAATGCAGAGTGCCATCAGGATGTCAGGCAAGTCATTCAATGAATCCACAACAAACATATCACAAGTTTTCTCTGGCCTGGATCTGCTTTTTGATTTAAAGCCTCTTTTCATTCCCCTGTATGCCCTATTGGTGACTGTTGCTTGCTTAGGAAACAGCGTTTTAATCCTTCTGGTTGCATTCACGAAGAAGCTTCACAACACCACCAATTTTCTGATtggaaatctggcagcagcagaccTGGTTATGTGCATCTTCTGCGTCCCCTTGACGGCCTCCTATGCTTTTGAAATCCGTGGATGGTTGTTTGGAGAATTTATGTGTCACTTTGTTACTTTAATGCAGGCTGCCACTGTATTTGTATCTGTGTTATCTCTTACTGCTATTGCTGTTGACCGCTATGTTGTAGTTGTCTACCCTATCCGAAGACGAATTGGGCGTAGATCATGTGTTTATATTGTGACTGCCCTCTGGATGGCTTCCATAGGAGTTTCTTTACCAGCATCTATGCATACTCATTATCTTGATCTGAAGGATGTTGGCCATGACATGATCATTTGTGAGGAGATCTGGAAACACCAAGAAAAACAGAGACTTCTTTACTCATGTACCATGTTACTGTTGTCTTACATGCTCCCACTGTCTGCTGTCACCATTTCCTACTGTGCTATTGCTTATCATCTGAGGAGGCGGAATGTACCAGGGGCTGCATGCCAAAATCAAGATAAATGGGCAAAAAAGAAGCAGAAGACTTTCCGTATGCTCCTCATTTCAGTCATGGCCTTTGCCATATGCTGGCTACCTCTGCAAGTGGTCAACCTTATTCGTGATATTGATGAAGAATTTACTATACTGGATAAAAACTACATAAATGTCATTCAGGTTACTTGTCATCTTATCGCAATGAGTTCTGCGTGTTACAATCCGTTTATCTATGCCTCTCTGCACGACAAGTTCCGTTTCCACCTTAGAAACTACTTCTGCCATCATAGGAAGAAGAGAGCTAGTACCATGTCAAGCAAAAACTCAAGACTCAACACTTGCTCCACCCTGGCAGATGTGCCTATTGCTCTCTCAGAGAAGATCACTTTTCATGCAAGATTTTCTTATAACTAA